From Etheostoma cragini isolate CJK2018 chromosome 10, CSU_Ecrag_1.0, whole genome shotgun sequence, the proteins below share one genomic window:
- the LOC117951427 gene encoding putative methyltransferase NSUN7 isoform X2: MKKPAAHRLVNYGKERGLSLPEVKDEQMQRTSYELAFNTLKYQDLLEDILIDSCFYLTQPMPDDQMSLVAVMLYDFQDRNFFPRECQREDLIVQEVRDVESYLLRFKTKLAASLARCRIKHDLLSIECILPESVKMKQERSSSLPLYAWINTQRSSLDEVRSVLKCAGFSQVKSIGQLEDQTFCQDPHCGDLLVFPAQLKAQLYTTKLLSDHKLILQDKSCNLGPNAVCSLLPEEGDVLMVGFFSGLTVSHTASLIAEKHKANSNDQPTVYICVSDRTNAEREELQQTATAMGCKNVKLIPEDFQSLNGGDKRLQRVRVVLLTPKCSVSAVSDPVNFILQEKGDTELLQDLSQGSISQSRLEALVAQQMREIDHALKFPKVLAVVYSTCSSYREENEEVVNRALEQAKARSEQEGEPKQANFRLSPSPFSIPDHAKAPEETDPFFMLEPSEQSNGCFLAVLSREPEPVVKEAPHDVLVRANAKGILDRIGSKKPTRKEQHGHTNRMTKTTHARTSQSHLSVSIRSKNQETKGSNSTTLCGHQEFTNSRQSLQGKAKAVRLQSSQNTVSSSFSSSKPENSATKKSIPPVLSTTTSTTTLHPVPPPAFPAAPVVRPRRAHQEVLKPVVLVLPTVRFPDFFPPLHSRPGRSPSFTYNKWRPAVQSVPPSRSSGSLSKDAMVKSQPLF, encoded by the exons ATGAAGAAGCCCGCTGCACACCGGTTGGTGAATTATGGAAAAGAAAGAGGGCTCTCTTTACCTGAAGTCAAAGATGAGCAGATGCAACGTACATCTTATGAGCTGGCCTTCAATACACTTAAAT ATCAAGATCTTCTGGAGGACATCCTTATTGACAGCTGCTTTTACCTCACTCAGCCAATG CCAGATGATCAGATGAGCCTTGTTGCCGTCATGCTCTATGACTTCCAGGACAGAAATTTTTTCCCTCGGGAATGCCAAAGGGAGGACTTGATCGTGCAAGAAGTTAGAGATGTTGAGAGCTACCTCCTCag GTTTAAAACCAAGCTGGCAGCCTCTCTGGCCCGCTGCAGGATCAAACATGATCTCTTGTCCATTGAGTGTATCCTGCCGGAGAGTGTGAAGATGAAGCAGGAGAGATCAAGCAGCCTTCCACTCTACGCATGGATCAACACACAGAGGAGCAG CCTTGATGAGGTCAGAAGTGTGCTGAAGTGTGCAGGCTTCTCCCAGGTGAAATCGATTGGGCAGCTGGAGGACCAGACCTTCTGCCAGGATCCCCACTGTGGGGATCTACTGGTGTTCCCTGCTCAGCTGAAAGCTCAGCTGTACACCACCAAGCTGCTTAGCGACCACAAACTCATCCTCCAG GATAAATCTTGCAATCTGGGCCCAAACGCAGTGTGCTCCCTGCTACCAGAGGAAGGCGATGTTCTTATGGTGGGCTTCTTCTCTGGCCTCACTGTCTCCCACACTGCCTCCCTAATCGCAGAGAAGCATAAAGCCAACAGCAACGACCAGCCCACGGTCTACATTTGTGTCAGTGATCGTACAAACGCTGAGagggaggagctgcagcagacTGCCACTGCCATGGGCTGCAAGA ATGTGAAGCTGATACCAGAGGACTTCCAGTCTTTGAACGGTGGTGACAAGCGACTTCAGAGGGTGCGCGTTGTGCTGTTAACCCCCAAGTGTTCTGTGTCTGCAGTCAGCGACCCGGTCAACTTTATACTGCAAGAGAAGGGAG ACACAGAACTGCTGCAGGACTTATCCCAGGGCTCCATATCCCAGAGCAGACTGGAAGCTCTGGTAGCCCAACAGATGAGGGAAATTGATCACGCTTTGAAGT TCCCTAAGGTTTTGGCAGTGGTGTACTCTACCTGTTCTTCATACCGAGAGGAGAACGAGGAGGTGGTGAACAGAGCCCTGGAGCAAGCAAAGGCCCGCTCAGAGCAGGAGGGGGAACCAAAACAAGCAAACTTCAG GCTTAGTCCATCCCCATTCAGCATTCCTGACCATGCCAAGGCTCCAGAGGAAACAGACCCCTTCTTCATGTTGGAGCCCTCAGAACAGAGCAATGGCTGCTTCCTGGCTGTTCTCAGCAGAGAg CCTGAGCCAGTGGTGAAAGAGGCACCACATGACGTGCTTGTCAGGGCTAATGCTAAAGGCATACTGGACAGGATCGGCTCCAAAAAGCCAACAAGAAAAGAGCAGCATGGACACACCAACAGGATGACAAAAACTACTCACGCACGCACCTCTCAGTCCCACCTCTCTGTCAGTATTCGATCCAAAAACCAAGAGACCAAGGGCAGCAACAGCACTACTTTGTGTGGACATCAGGAATTTACTAACAGCCGACAGTCATTACAAG GAAAAGCCAAAGCAGTGCGCCTGCAGTCCTCCCAGAACACTGTGTCCagctccttctcttcctccaaaCCAGAAAACAGCGCAACCAAGAAAAGCATCCCCCCTGTATTAAGCACTACAACTTCCACCACCACTCTGCATCCCGTCCCTCCCCCTGCTTTCCCAGCTGCCCCGGTTGTCCGTCCCCGCAGAGCTCATCAGGAGGTGTTGAAGCCTGTGGTGCTCGTCCTGCCTACTGTTCGCTTCCCCGACTTCTTCCCACCCCTGCACAGCCGACCAGGACGCAGCCCCAGCTTTACCTACAACAAGTGGAGGCCCGCTGTTCAGAGTGTACCCCCCTCCCGCTCCAGTGGCAGTCTCTCCAAGGATGCTATGGTCAAATCCCAGCCTTTGTTTTAG
- the LOC117951425 gene encoding amyloid-beta A4 precursor protein-binding family B member 2 isoform X4, which produces MSACVGDNCSSKERDFAYVARDKNTRVLKCHVFRCDTPAAAIATSLHEICSKIMAERKSAKAAASSSSQTGSDVPLQEFPMPKTELVQKFHVLYLGMTSVSRPIGMDIINGAVENLLTSTGKEDWTPVILSIADTTLAVIKEKEEEEEVLVECRVRFLSFMGVGRDVHSFAFIMDTGSQHFQCHVFWCDPNAGSVSEAVQAACVLRYQKCLVARPPSQRAGSSSSPSADTVTRRVTTSVKRGVQSLIDTLKPKKQPSELPQQ; this is translated from the exons GTTGGGGATAACTGCTCCTCAAA AGAAAG GGACTTTGCCTATGTGGCGAGAGACAAAAACACGCGGGTGCTGAAGTGCCACGTGTTCCGATGTGATACCCCTGCCGCAGCCATCGCCACAAGTCTCCACGAAATCTGCTCCAAG ATTATGGCTGAAAGAAAAAGTGCCAAGGCTGCAGCTAGCAGCTCCTCCCAGACCGGTTCTGATGTACCCCTACagg agTTCCCCATGCCAAAGACTGAGTTGGTGCAGAAGTTTCATGTGCTGTATCTGGGCATGACGTCTGTGTCTCGCCCCATAG GTATGGACATCATAAATGGAGCCGTAGAAAATCTTCTAACCTCCACAGGCAAAGAGGACTGGACTCCTGTGATATTGAGTATTGCTGACACCACACTGGCTGTCATCAAAGAAAAG gaagaggaagaggaggtgttGGTGGAGTGTCGAGTACGCTTCTTGTCCTTCATGGGCGTGGGACGAGATGTGCACTCATTTGCCTTCATCATGGACACTGGGAGCCAGCATTTCCAGTGCCATGTCTTCTGGTGCGACCCCAACGCAGGCAGTGTCTCTGAGGCTGTGCAGGCAGCATGCGTG ctGCGGTATCAGAAGTGTCTGGTGGCACGGCCGCCCTCCCAACGAGCCGGCTCCTCATCCTCGCCCTCTGCTGACACGGTGACACGCCGAGTGACCACCAGCGTGAAGCGTGGCGTCCAGTCTCTCATAGACACTCTGAAACCCAAGAAACAGCCATCGGAACTCCCCCAGCAATGA
- the LOC117951427 gene encoding putative methyltransferase NSUN7 isoform X1, whose product MVRNKNIGGGLFRSSMHKTKKTGSQIAGSKDLTPLEKPADDDIPAVSPELQTTSQGQLGFPDRVYLLASVIFQKNHMKKPAAHRLVNYGKERGLSLPEVKDEQMQRTSYELAFNTLKYQDLLEDILIDSCFYLTQPMPDDQMSLVAVMLYDFQDRNFFPRECQREDLIVQEVRDVESYLLRFKTKLAASLARCRIKHDLLSIECILPESVKMKQERSSSLPLYAWINTQRSSLDEVRSVLKCAGFSQVKSIGQLEDQTFCQDPHCGDLLVFPAQLKAQLYTTKLLSDHKLILQDKSCNLGPNAVCSLLPEEGDVLMVGFFSGLTVSHTASLIAEKHKANSNDQPTVYICVSDRTNAEREELQQTATAMGCKNVKLIPEDFQSLNGGDKRLQRVRVVLLTPKCSVSAVSDPVNFILQEKGDTELLQDLSQGSISQSRLEALVAQQMREIDHALKFPKVLAVVYSTCSSYREENEEVVNRALEQAKARSEQEGEPKQANFRLSPSPFSIPDHAKAPEETDPFFMLEPSEQSNGCFLAVLSREPEPVVKEAPHDVLVRANAKGILDRIGSKKPTRKEQHGHTNRMTKTTHARTSQSHLSVSIRSKNQETKGSNSTTLCGHQEFTNSRQSLQGKAKAVRLQSSQNTVSSSFSSSKPENSATKKSIPPVLSTTTSTTTLHPVPPPAFPAAPVVRPRRAHQEVLKPVVLVLPTVRFPDFFPPLHSRPGRSPSFTYNKWRPAVQSVPPSRSSGSLSKDAMVKSQPLF is encoded by the exons AtggtaagaaataaaaacattggagGGGGTCTTTTTCGCTCTTCCAtgcacaagacaaaaaaaactggctCCCAGATTGCAGGGAGCAAGGACCTGACACCGCTGGAGAAGCCAGCCGATGATGACATCCCTGCTGTTTCTCCAGAGCTCCAGACCACCAGCCAAGGTCAGCTGGGCTTTCCAGACAGAGTCTACCTGCTGGCGTCAGTCATCTTCCAGAAGAACCACATGAAGAAGCCCGCTGCACACCGGTTGGTGAATTATGGAAAAGAAAGAGGGCTCTCTTTACCTGAAGTCAAAGATGAGCAGATGCAACGTACATCTTATGAGCTGGCCTTCAATACACTTAAAT ATCAAGATCTTCTGGAGGACATCCTTATTGACAGCTGCTTTTACCTCACTCAGCCAATG CCAGATGATCAGATGAGCCTTGTTGCCGTCATGCTCTATGACTTCCAGGACAGAAATTTTTTCCCTCGGGAATGCCAAAGGGAGGACTTGATCGTGCAAGAAGTTAGAGATGTTGAGAGCTACCTCCTCag GTTTAAAACCAAGCTGGCAGCCTCTCTGGCCCGCTGCAGGATCAAACATGATCTCTTGTCCATTGAGTGTATCCTGCCGGAGAGTGTGAAGATGAAGCAGGAGAGATCAAGCAGCCTTCCACTCTACGCATGGATCAACACACAGAGGAGCAG CCTTGATGAGGTCAGAAGTGTGCTGAAGTGTGCAGGCTTCTCCCAGGTGAAATCGATTGGGCAGCTGGAGGACCAGACCTTCTGCCAGGATCCCCACTGTGGGGATCTACTGGTGTTCCCTGCTCAGCTGAAAGCTCAGCTGTACACCACCAAGCTGCTTAGCGACCACAAACTCATCCTCCAG GATAAATCTTGCAATCTGGGCCCAAACGCAGTGTGCTCCCTGCTACCAGAGGAAGGCGATGTTCTTATGGTGGGCTTCTTCTCTGGCCTCACTGTCTCCCACACTGCCTCCCTAATCGCAGAGAAGCATAAAGCCAACAGCAACGACCAGCCCACGGTCTACATTTGTGTCAGTGATCGTACAAACGCTGAGagggaggagctgcagcagacTGCCACTGCCATGGGCTGCAAGA ATGTGAAGCTGATACCAGAGGACTTCCAGTCTTTGAACGGTGGTGACAAGCGACTTCAGAGGGTGCGCGTTGTGCTGTTAACCCCCAAGTGTTCTGTGTCTGCAGTCAGCGACCCGGTCAACTTTATACTGCAAGAGAAGGGAG ACACAGAACTGCTGCAGGACTTATCCCAGGGCTCCATATCCCAGAGCAGACTGGAAGCTCTGGTAGCCCAACAGATGAGGGAAATTGATCACGCTTTGAAGT TCCCTAAGGTTTTGGCAGTGGTGTACTCTACCTGTTCTTCATACCGAGAGGAGAACGAGGAGGTGGTGAACAGAGCCCTGGAGCAAGCAAAGGCCCGCTCAGAGCAGGAGGGGGAACCAAAACAAGCAAACTTCAG GCTTAGTCCATCCCCATTCAGCATTCCTGACCATGCCAAGGCTCCAGAGGAAACAGACCCCTTCTTCATGTTGGAGCCCTCAGAACAGAGCAATGGCTGCTTCCTGGCTGTTCTCAGCAGAGAg CCTGAGCCAGTGGTGAAAGAGGCACCACATGACGTGCTTGTCAGGGCTAATGCTAAAGGCATACTGGACAGGATCGGCTCCAAAAAGCCAACAAGAAAAGAGCAGCATGGACACACCAACAGGATGACAAAAACTACTCACGCACGCACCTCTCAGTCCCACCTCTCTGTCAGTATTCGATCCAAAAACCAAGAGACCAAGGGCAGCAACAGCACTACTTTGTGTGGACATCAGGAATTTACTAACAGCCGACAGTCATTACAAG GAAAAGCCAAAGCAGTGCGCCTGCAGTCCTCCCAGAACACTGTGTCCagctccttctcttcctccaaaCCAGAAAACAGCGCAACCAAGAAAAGCATCCCCCCTGTATTAAGCACTACAACTTCCACCACCACTCTGCATCCCGTCCCTCCCCCTGCTTTCCCAGCTGCCCCGGTTGTCCGTCCCCGCAGAGCTCATCAGGAGGTGTTGAAGCCTGTGGTGCTCGTCCTGCCTACTGTTCGCTTCCCCGACTTCTTCCCACCCCTGCACAGCCGACCAGGACGCAGCCCCAGCTTTACCTACAACAAGTGGAGGCCCGCTGTTCAGAGTGTACCCCCCTCCCGCTCCAGTGGCAGTCTCTCCAAGGATGCTATGGTCAAATCCCAGCCTTTGTTTTAG
- the LOC117951425 gene encoding amyloid-beta A4 precursor protein-binding family B member 2 isoform X5, whose translation MAERKSAKAAASSSSQTGSDVPLQEFPMPKTELVQKFHVLYLGMTSVSRPIGMDIINGAVENLLTSTGKEDWTPVILSIADTTLAVIKEKEEEEEVLVECRVRFLSFMGVGRDVHSFAFIMDTGSQHFQCHVFWCDPNAGSVSEAVQAACVLRYQKCLVARPPSQRAGSSSSPSADTVTRRVTTSVKRGVQSLIDTLKPKKQPSELPQQ comes from the exons ATGGCTGAAAGAAAAAGTGCCAAGGCTGCAGCTAGCAGCTCCTCCCAGACCGGTTCTGATGTACCCCTACagg agTTCCCCATGCCAAAGACTGAGTTGGTGCAGAAGTTTCATGTGCTGTATCTGGGCATGACGTCTGTGTCTCGCCCCATAG GTATGGACATCATAAATGGAGCCGTAGAAAATCTTCTAACCTCCACAGGCAAAGAGGACTGGACTCCTGTGATATTGAGTATTGCTGACACCACACTGGCTGTCATCAAAGAAAAG gaagaggaagaggaggtgttGGTGGAGTGTCGAGTACGCTTCTTGTCCTTCATGGGCGTGGGACGAGATGTGCACTCATTTGCCTTCATCATGGACACTGGGAGCCAGCATTTCCAGTGCCATGTCTTCTGGTGCGACCCCAACGCAGGCAGTGTCTCTGAGGCTGTGCAGGCAGCATGCGTG ctGCGGTATCAGAAGTGTCTGGTGGCACGGCCGCCCTCCCAACGAGCCGGCTCCTCATCCTCGCCCTCTGCTGACACGGTGACACGCCGAGTGACCACCAGCGTGAAGCGTGGCGTCCAGTCTCTCATAGACACTCTGAAACCCAAGAAACAGCCATCGGAACTCCCCCAGCAATGA